The Saprospiraceae bacterium genome contains the following window.
TCCCGGACAAACCCTGGAAGATTATTTGAAAGACGGAGCTAAAACTGCGATAGATATGGCTGGAAACCTTGCAGTTGAATTGGACGGGAAGTCCATAGGTGGACTAGAACAATTCCGCGTACCAACTAACTTATTTACATTTATTGGAGATCCGGACCTAAGCACTTGTGTGGATCCTTGTATTTTAGGAACCAAGCAAGATGCCGTATCAGATGGATATTGGATTCTATTGAAGCCCCTATCCAAAGGAAGCCACCTGCTCCATTTTCATGGAGAAATTCAGGAATATGAGTTTGTGGTGGATGTCACCTATCAGGTGAGCGTGCTCTGATTAACTTAAAATACAAGCGTTCTGAAATTTGATTCGGGTGAATCATAGAAGCAGTACAGGGTACTGCTTCTATTTTTATTACACCCTTCTAAATTGTTAGAGGATTACAGCTATATTTAGCGGCTGTATTCAAGTAAAATGAATAACAAACACAAATTATAAATAAAATTGACCCAGAATTCTAATGAGAATTCTGGTTTAAATAAAAAATCGAATTACCTGATAACCATCTTTCAAATATGGAACCTAAATTAGAATTTGAAGACTACCCTATGTGTAGGAATCAGTTCTAAAACAAAATTAACGTATATTATTAACTATTAAATTTTTTAAAAACATGAAAAAACTATTAGTATTCTGCTCATTTATTCTAGCATCTGGATTGTATGCTCAAACTGAAGTCAAACCACCAAAAGATGGTGGAACTGCTGCCGGTAGCCAAGGATCCGCAGGTTCAGCACTTGCACATGTGCATTGCTGTCCAAAAATTTATGTTAGTACCCCTTCTATTAAAAAAGGTGCTAAGCCAGCTACAAAATTGGTTTCATCCAATTTATTTAAAGGTAGAAACCAAGGCATTGACTTAAGTTTTGATGTATTGGATCCTGCTGGTGCAGTCGTGCCAAACGGACAAAGTGCAATCAGCCAAAATGCAACAGGTGATATTGTTATTGATGCAGGAAAATTAGCTAAAGGAAAAAAATACAGCTTACGTGTAAAAGCCGGAAACGATACTGAAACGATCAAACTGTAAAAACTGAAAATTGATATTGCTGAATAAGCAATCTTTGTCCTAGATTGAATTGAAGCAGTTGCAAAACTGCTTCAATTTTTTTTTTTTTTTCAAAATATAACTTTTTTCTAATTCTAAAAGTGATGCCCTCGCACATCCATAAATCTGATCAATTGTAAACGGAATCCTATAAATCATGATTCGTAAATCGTAATTTGTAATTCGTAATTGAATCACATCCCTTCCGCTGCTTCCTCTCCGCTGTTGATCGCGCCTTCCATAAATCCTTGCCAATCTGCCAGATGCTCTCCTGCAAAATGAGTATTTAAATGCGCTTGTTTTAAAATTGGCATTGTACCAAACCATTGGCCTTTGCCATAAAATGCATAGGCGCCTTTAGAATAATTATCAACACCCCAATAGTACATCAAACTTTCACTCAGGTATTTTCGAACATCACCAAAAGCGGGCTTGAGTGCATTTAAAATTAAATCTTCACGTTGTTGTTTGGTTACAGATGCAAGAGAATCCGCTTTTTCACCGATGGCGTAAGAGATTAATACTCCAGAGGGGCCTGCTTGATTTTTAGTTGCATGATAAAAATAATGGGTTGGAGTATCGGTTATCATATCAAAATTTTCCTCTTTCCAAAAGCGTTCTTTAAATACCATTGGAAATTTTCCGATACGAGCATATTGTAACGAATTAATGGCATCAAGTTGGTATGATGGCAAACCTGGATTCCATTTTATTTTTTGAAGTGCATAAAGGGGAACCGTACAAATGAGTCGATCTGCGGAAAAACTTTGACCATTTTCACAAATCACTTTAACTCCGTTGGCATCCTGATTGATTTGTACCGCTTTGTGTTGAGTTAATATAAATTCTCTTCCAACTGCATCGGCTAATTTTTCAGCCAACAATCCATTTCCTCCTCTGATTTTATAATCCATTTCATTTTTTTCACTGCTTTCAGCATATTCTGCAAATGCTGCATAGGCAGAAGTATGTCGAATGCTCTCTCCAAAGTCAGTACTGTCTGCTAATTCTCGCAACAATAAATCGCGATCTGAAAATCCTTTATTGGATAGGTAACGCCACCAGTCCTGTTTATCTAATTTGCGCTTTTGTACAGGAGTCAAAGCATTCCATAAGGTCGTTTTGGAATTCCAGAATTTTTCCAGTTCCGGACTCAAATTCCATCCCCCGGCTTTAAAATAACTGCCTTCAAAGCTGAGATGGGTATCAAACTGATTGTTATCAAGTATTAAACCAAATTCTTTGCACAATTCTATTATTCGGACATGCGATTCCCCAACCCATTCTGCACCCAATTCAATGGTTAGATTTAATTCCGGATTTGGTTTAAAAGAATATACCCTGCCCCCAATTCGGTTGCGGGCTTCAAGAATTTGGTATTTAATTCCCTTCTTTTTTAATGCATATGCAGCAGCCAATCCGGCAAAACCGCTTCCAAGGATCAATACTTTTTTAGGTTTTTTCTTTGTATTGAATGTGGACTGCAATAAATCAGGGCCTGCAAGCGCCATTCCACCTAAAAAACTCCCAGTTTTGAGAAAATCTCTGCGTTTCATCATTCTTATTTAAGGTAAAAATAGAAAAATGCTCCAATTTTTGGAGGATTTGGTTTTCTTAACATTGGCTTAATATTGGGCCCATTGCTTCGTTCTAATTTTGTTTTGTAAAAAGTTGAAATGAAAAACATACTTGTCTTTCTAATGCTCATGCATTGTTATTTCCTAGCTCATGCTCAGAATCATGAGAATCTTGATTCCATTCTGAATGTTCAGCAAAATGAAATTAAAAGTATTAAAAAAGTTAAAATCAGTGGGTATTTCCAGCCTGAATTTCAATGGGCTCAATCCAAAGGAATTAAATATCCGGGAGGGGATTTTGCTTCGAATGTTGACAACCGCTTTAGTGTGCGGAGGGCTCGAGTGAAAATTGCATATCATGCAGATCCATTTGAATTGGTCCTGGTAACTGAAAATACAGAAAAAGGCATCTCATTACACGATGTATACGGGTCATATACCATGGAGAAAGTTGGATTAAAATATATAGCAGGGATTTTTCCAAGGCCTTTTGGCTTTGAACAATCGTATTCTACTTTAGTACATGAAGGCCCGGAACGTGCCCGTTTTTCTACAATCATGTTACCGGCTGAAGCGGATCTTGGATTTAAAGTTAACTATTTCAAATTGAAACCCTTTAATTTCGAATTTGGAGTTTATAATGGTAACGCCACCGTAGCGGATTTTGATTCTTATAAGGATTTAGTTGCAAGAATTTCGATTGATAAAAAAATAAAAGCTACAAAATTGAGTGGGGGAGTTTCATTTTATCATGGCAAAGTGATTCAAGGCACTCCGTATCAATATAAAACAGTTCGATTTCAAAATAATTTAGTTGGATATGTATTGCAAGATACCCTTGAGAATAAAAAAGGAGATGGTGCTCTCAGACAGTATGTTGGGGCAGATATTCAATATGCAATAAACTCCAATTTAGGAACCA
Protein-coding sequences here:
- a CDS encoding FAD-dependent oxidoreductase: MKRRDFLKTGSFLGGMALAGPDLLQSTFNTKKKPKKVLILGSGFAGLAAAYALKKKGIKYQILEARNRIGGRVYSFKPNPELNLTIELGAEWVGESHVRIIELCKEFGLILDNNQFDTHLSFEGSYFKAGGWNLSPELEKFWNSKTTLWNALTPVQKRKLDKQDWWRYLSNKGFSDRDLLLRELADSTDFGESIRHTSAYAAFAEYAESSEKNEMDYKIRGGNGLLAEKLADAVGREFILTQHKAVQINQDANGVKVICENGQSFSADRLICTVPLYALQKIKWNPGLPSYQLDAINSLQYARIGKFPMVFKERFWKEENFDMITDTPTHYFYHATKNQAGPSGVLISYAIGEKADSLASVTKQQREDLILNALKPAFGDVRKYLSESLMYYWGVDNYSKGAYAFYGKGQWFGTMPILKQAHLNTHFAGEHLADWQGFMEGAINSGEEAAEGM